From the genome of Streptococcus marmotae, one region includes:
- a CDS encoding DapH/DapD/GlmU-related protein: MHLLEAENRSVGLEYGEPITIGDNIWIGEGAMILVGVVLGGNAVVGPGSVVTKSFGDNVIVANQRTS; the protein is encoded by the coding sequence ATGCATTTGCTTGAGGCAGAGAATAGGAGTGTAGGCCTAGAATACGGAGAACCGATTACAATTGGAGATAATATATGGATTGGTGAAGGAGCAATGATCTTGGTAGGAGTTGTCTTAGGCGGCAATGCCGTAGTTGGACCAGGTTCCGTTGTCACGAAGTCTTTTGGAGATAATGTTATCGTAGCAAACCAGCGCACATCATAA